A window of the Streptomyces sp. NBC_00250 genome harbors these coding sequences:
- a CDS encoding DUF7507 domain-containing protein translates to MAERLIGSSDHSLRRVRSGLLALLCALPCLALPATVARAGGVGDGALRVTVTVNGRGNTGTRPPDVRVGGPVVKRYRLVNRSEAHLYGVEVVDPAVPGGAVRCPGRPLPALGELECVARFRAAPGAHRGTARAEGSVPSLGRRLTATARAGYTGVAGGLGLTERVTVGPPPGRRSVGVTDTATVTYTATVTYTVTNRGDRPLHAVRVEDTALGLRAGSVDCAGRPGTVPRLAPGASARCTATVRRPPGTHRSTGLASGSDRVSTYGPGGERVPAPTLVARSSAVFTVVDPVRAAESGRTADPVRTAGPVRTADPVRGRGSGGAPSAAGAAGAPGAAGAPGVAGAPGVAGAPEVAGAPGAVGAPGVGGLPAPGAAGVPAVPVPGAGVPVPGAAGAAAVPPEAVLPDVLPPAAVPPPAVPPAQPLAPATTDTAATAATDLAGPTGPAAARRAVALGDEGFLGRLRRRGREASEFGVVAMLLLILIPAAVAAALLGNRRS, encoded by the coding sequence ATGGCGGAGCGCTTGATCGGATCATCTGACCATTCCCTCCGGCGGGTCAGGAGCGGGCTCCTGGCGTTGCTGTGCGCGCTGCCCTGCCTCGCCCTGCCCGCGACCGTCGCTCGGGCCGGTGGGGTCGGGGACGGGGCCTTACGGGTCACCGTGACGGTGAACGGGCGCGGGAACACCGGGACCCGGCCGCCCGACGTCCGGGTCGGCGGGCCGGTCGTGAAGCGGTACCGGCTGGTCAACCGCAGCGAGGCGCATCTGTACGGGGTCGAGGTCGTCGACCCGGCCGTGCCCGGCGGGGCCGTGCGATGCCCCGGGCGGCCGCTTCCCGCGCTCGGGGAGCTGGAGTGCGTCGCCAGGTTCCGCGCCGCGCCCGGGGCGCACCGGGGGACCGCCCGCGCGGAGGGCTCCGTCCCCTCGCTCGGGCGGCGGCTGACCGCGACCGCCCGCGCCGGGTACACCGGGGTCGCGGGCGGCCTCGGCCTCACCGAGCGGGTCACCGTCGGGCCGCCTCCCGGCCGGCGCTCGGTCGGCGTCACGGACACCGCCACCGTCACGTACACCGCCACCGTCACGTACACCGTCACCAACCGGGGCGACCGGCCCCTCCACGCCGTACGCGTCGAGGACACCGCCCTCGGCCTGCGCGCCGGCTCCGTGGACTGCGCCGGGCGGCCCGGAACCGTGCCCCGGCTCGCCCCCGGCGCCTCCGCCCGCTGCACGGCCACGGTGCGGCGGCCCCCCGGCACCCACCGGAGCACGGGGCTCGCCTCCGGGAGCGACCGGGTCTCCACGTACGGGCCCGGCGGGGAGCGGGTACCGGCGCCGACGCTCGTGGCCCGGTCGTCGGCCGTGTTCACGGTGGTCGATCCCGTACGGGCAGCGGAATCCGGACGGACAGCGGATCCCGTACGGACGGCGGGTCCGGTACGGACGGCGGATCCCGTACGGGGGAGGGGGAGCGGCGGGGCGCCGAGCGCAGCTGGGGCGGCTGGTGCACCTGGAGCGGCTGGCGCGCCCGGGGTGGCCGGCGCGCCCGGGGTGGCCGGCGCCCCTGAGGTGGCTGGTGCGCCCGGGGCCGTAGGCGCGCCTGGGGTCGGCGGCCTTCCTGCGCCCGGGGCCGCCGGGGTGCCCGCTGTTCCCGTCCCGGGGGCCGGGGTTCCGGTCCCCGGAGCCGCCGGTGCCGCGGCCGTACCCCCGGAGGCCGTACTCCCCGACGTCTTGCCCCCGGCAGCCGTGCCACCGCCGGCCGTCCCCCCGGCCCAGCCCCTCGCCCCCGCCACAACGGACACGGCAGCCACAGCGGCCACCGACCTCGCCGGCCCCACCGGCCCCGCCGCCGCCCGCCGTGCCGTCGCCCTCGGCGACGAAGGGTTCCTCGGGCGGCTGCGGCGCCGGGGGCGGGAGGCGAGCGAGTTCGGGGTGGTGGCGATGCTGCTGCTGATCCTGATCCCGGCGGCCGTCGCGGCCGCCCTTCTCGGCAACCGGAGAAGCTGA
- a CDS encoding NHL domain-containing thioredoxin family protein → MNDSAPATPPRRARVRAPELIGKGGWLNTGGDDLTLADLRGKIVLLDFWTFCCVNCLHVLDELRDLEEKHRDTLVIVGVHSPKFVHEAEHQAVVDAVERYEVHHPVLDDPELATWKQYAVRAWPTLVVIDPEGYVVAQHAGEGHANAIRTLVEELEAEHEAKGTLRRGDGPYVAPEPVATDLRFPGKAILLPSGNFLVSDTTRHQLVELAADGETVVRRIGEGVFREPQGLAQLPDGKVVVADTVNHALRVLDPETGAIERVAGTGKQWWQGSPTSGPALDVDLSSPWDVAWWQGKVWIAMAGVHQLWTYDPATNTVEVAAGTTNEGLVDGPAAEAWFAQPSGLAATEDRLWIADSETSAVRWIEPAADGYTVHTAVGTGLFDFGHRDGAAGQALLQHPLGVTALPDGSVAISDTYNHALRRYDPASGEVTTLATDLREPSDAVLVDGDIVVVESARHRLTRLRLPEEAVQVEAVAHRTRREATEVAPGRLRLDVVFQAPTGQKLDERYGPSTRLLVSSTPPELLLAGEGTGTDLFRELDLNPELTEGVLHVSAMAASCDDDPANEYPACHVHQQDWGVPVKITETGTARLPLILAGMDA, encoded by the coding sequence ATGAACGACTCCGCGCCCGCGACCCCGCCCCGCCGTGCCCGTGTCCGTGCCCCCGAGCTGATCGGCAAGGGTGGCTGGCTGAACACGGGCGGGGACGATCTGACCCTCGCCGACCTGCGAGGAAAGATCGTTCTGCTCGACTTCTGGACGTTCTGCTGCGTGAACTGCCTGCACGTGCTCGACGAGCTGCGCGACCTGGAGGAGAAGCACCGCGACACGCTCGTCATCGTCGGCGTGCACTCGCCGAAGTTCGTGCACGAGGCCGAGCACCAGGCCGTCGTCGACGCCGTCGAGCGGTACGAGGTGCACCACCCCGTACTGGACGACCCGGAGCTCGCGACCTGGAAGCAGTACGCCGTCCGCGCGTGGCCGACGCTCGTCGTGATCGACCCCGAGGGGTACGTCGTCGCCCAGCACGCCGGTGAGGGGCACGCCAACGCCATCCGGACCCTCGTCGAGGAGCTGGAGGCCGAGCACGAGGCCAAGGGGACGCTGCGGCGCGGCGACGGACCCTACGTGGCGCCCGAGCCCGTCGCGACCGACCTGCGCTTCCCGGGCAAGGCCATCCTGCTGCCGTCCGGGAACTTCCTGGTCTCCGACACCACCCGCCACCAGCTCGTCGAGCTCGCCGCCGACGGCGAGACCGTGGTGCGCCGCATCGGCGAAGGCGTCTTCCGGGAGCCGCAGGGCCTCGCGCAGCTCCCCGACGGCAAGGTCGTCGTCGCCGACACCGTGAACCACGCCCTGCGCGTCCTCGACCCCGAGACCGGCGCGATCGAGCGGGTCGCCGGCACCGGGAAGCAGTGGTGGCAGGGCTCCCCGACCTCCGGGCCCGCCCTGGACGTCGACCTGTCCTCGCCGTGGGACGTCGCCTGGTGGCAGGGCAAGGTGTGGATCGCCATGGCGGGCGTCCACCAGCTGTGGACGTACGACCCGGCCACGAACACCGTCGAGGTCGCGGCCGGCACCACCAACGAGGGTCTCGTGGACGGCCCCGCGGCCGAGGCCTGGTTCGCGCAGCCCTCCGGGCTCGCCGCCACCGAGGACCGGCTGTGGATCGCCGACTCCGAGACCAGTGCCGTGCGCTGGATCGAGCCGGCGGCCGACGGATACACCGTGCACACGGCGGTCGGCACGGGCCTCTTCGACTTCGGCCACCGCGACGGCGCCGCCGGCCAGGCCCTCCTCCAGCACCCGCTGGGCGTGACGGCCCTCCCGGACGGCTCGGTCGCGATCTCCGACACGTACAACCACGCCCTGCGCCGCTACGACCCGGCGTCCGGCGAGGTGACGACGCTCGCCACGGACCTGCGTGAGCCCAGCGACGCGGTCCTCGTCGACGGCGACATCGTGGTCGTGGAGTCCGCCCGGCACCGGCTGACCCGGCTGCGCCTCCCCGAGGAGGCCGTCCAGGTCGAGGCCGTCGCCCACCGCACCCGCCGCGAGGCCACCGAGGTCGCCCCGGGCCGCCTCCGCCTGGACGTGGTCTTCCAGGCCCCGACGGGCCAGAAGCTCGACGAGCGCTACGGCCCCTCGACCCGCCTCCTGGTCTCCTCCACCCCGCCGGAACTCCTCCTCGCGGGCGAGGGCACGGGCACGGACCTGTTCCGTGAGCTCGACCTGAACCCGGAGCTCACGGAGGGCGTCCTGCACGTCTCGGCGATGGCCGCGTCCTGCGACGACGACCCGGCGAACGAGTACCCGGCCTGCCACGTCCACCAGCAGGACTGGGGCGTCCCGGTGAAGATCACGGAGACGGGCACGGCCCGCCTCCCCCTGATCCTCGCGGGCATGGACGCCTAG
- a CDS encoding M18 family aminopeptidase, with protein MSSAASRPTAGAFDRGHTDDLMAFLMASPSPYHAVASAAERLEKAGFRRVEETAAWDGTTGGKYVVRGGAIIAWYVPEGASAHTPYRIVGAHTDSPNLRVKPQPDMGAHGWRQVAVEIYGGTLLNTWLDRDLGLAGRLTLRDGSHHLVDVDRPLLRVPQLAVHLDRGVNDGLKLERQRHMQPIWGIGEVHEGDLISFVAAEAGVDAEDVSGWDLMVHAVEAPAYLGRDRELLAGPRMDNLLSVHAAVAALASLAGRDDLPYIPVLAAFDHEENGSEADTGAQGPLLGNVLERSVYARGGSYEDRARAFAGTVCLSSDTGHAVHPNYAERHDPTHHPRVNGGPILKVNVNQRYATDGSGRAVFAAACEKAGVPWQSFVSNNDMPCGTTIGPITAARHGIKTVDIGVAILSMHSARELCGSDDPYLLANALVAFLEG; from the coding sequence ATGAGCAGCGCAGCTTCCCGTCCGACCGCCGGCGCATTCGACCGCGGACACACCGACGACCTCATGGCCTTCCTGATGGCCTCGCCCTCGCCGTACCACGCGGTCGCGAGCGCCGCCGAGCGGCTTGAGAAGGCCGGCTTCCGCAGGGTCGAGGAGACGGCGGCCTGGGACGGTACGACCGGCGGGAAGTACGTCGTCCGCGGCGGCGCGATCATCGCCTGGTACGTGCCGGAGGGCGCCTCCGCCCACACCCCGTACCGGATCGTCGGCGCCCACACCGACTCCCCCAACCTGCGCGTCAAGCCGCAGCCCGACATGGGCGCGCACGGCTGGCGGCAGGTCGCGGTCGAGATCTACGGCGGCACCCTCCTCAACACCTGGCTCGACCGCGACCTCGGCCTCGCCGGGCGTCTCACCCTCCGCGACGGCAGCCACCACCTGGTCGATGTGGACCGGCCGCTGCTGCGGGTCCCGCAGCTCGCCGTCCACCTCGACCGGGGCGTCAACGACGGCCTCAAGCTGGAGCGCCAGCGCCACATGCAGCCCATCTGGGGCATCGGCGAGGTCCACGAGGGCGACCTGATCTCCTTCGTCGCCGCCGAGGCCGGGGTCGACGCCGAGGACGTGAGCGGCTGGGACCTGATGGTGCACGCCGTCGAGGCGCCCGCCTACCTGGGCCGCGACCGCGAGCTGCTGGCCGGCCCGCGCATGGACAACCTGCTCTCCGTCCACGCCGCCGTCGCCGCGCTCGCCTCCCTCGCGGGCCGCGACGACCTCCCGTACATCCCGGTCCTCGCCGCCTTCGACCACGAGGAGAACGGCTCCGAGGCCGACACCGGCGCCCAGGGCCCGCTCCTCGGGAACGTCCTGGAGCGCTCGGTGTACGCGCGCGGCGGCTCCTACGAGGACCGGGCGCGGGCCTTCGCCGGCACCGTCTGCCTCTCCTCCGACACCGGCCACGCCGTCCACCCGAACTACGCGGAGCGCCACGACCCGACGCACCACCCGCGCGTCAACGGCGGCCCGATCCTCAAGGTGAACGTCAACCAGCGGTACGCCACCGACGGCAGCGGCCGCGCGGTCTTCGCCGCCGCCTGTGAGAAGGCGGGCGTGCCCTGGCAGTCGTTCGTCTCCAACAACGACATGCCGTGCGGCACGACGATCGGCCCGATCACCGCCGCCCGCCACGGCATCAAGACCGTCGACATCGGCGTGGCGATCCTCTCCATGCACAGCGCCCGTGAACTCTGCGGCTCGGACGACCCGTACCTCCTCGCCAACGCCCTGGTCGCCTTCCTGGAGGGCTGA
- a CDS encoding YciI family protein, with protein sequence MEFLCYHRDRPGSLPLREELLEAHWSYMDGFAKEMIARGPTFAEDGETLSGSVHILDLPDAAAARAFAFDEPNYQAGAYRDVMVRRWRNTLGRTMWDFPGGRDGGNRFLVLGLGTGPAADLDVPPGRDELIAYGPLLSDDGAHWLGTAALVRAPDPDAARAVLTAEAYAAVEVHDWQFGGRPS encoded by the coding sequence ATGGAATTCCTCTGTTACCACCGTGACCGGCCCGGATCCCTGCCCCTGCGCGAGGAACTGCTCGAAGCGCACTGGTCCTACATGGACGGGTTCGCGAAGGAGATGATCGCCCGCGGCCCGACGTTCGCCGAGGACGGCGAGACGCTCAGCGGCAGCGTGCACATCCTCGATCTGCCCGATGCGGCCGCAGCCCGCGCGTTCGCCTTCGACGAGCCCAACTACCAGGCCGGTGCCTACCGGGACGTGATGGTGCGCCGGTGGCGCAACACGCTCGGGCGCACCATGTGGGACTTCCCCGGCGGCCGCGACGGCGGCAACCGGTTCCTGGTGCTCGGTCTCGGTACGGGACCCGCCGCCGACCTCGACGTGCCGCCCGGCCGGGACGAGCTGATCGCCTACGGGCCGCTGCTCTCGGACGACGGCGCCCACTGGCTGGGCACGGCGGCGCTCGTCCGGGCGCCGGACCCGGACGCGGCCCGCGCGGTCCTGACCGCGGAGGCGTACGCGGCCGTCGAGGTCCACGACTGGCAGTTCGGCGGCCGGCCCTCGTAG
- a CDS encoding acyl-CoA dehydrogenase, giving the protein MGHYKSNLRDIEFNLFEVLGRDKVYGTGPFEEMDVETAKSILDEIRRLAENELAESFADADRNPPVFDPETNTAPVPATFKKSYNAFMESEYWRLGIPEEIGGTVSPRSLIWAYAELLLGSNPAIWMYSSGPAFAGILYNEGNEAQKKVAQIAVERRWGSTMVLTEPDAGSDVGAGRTKATQQEDGSWHIEGVKRFITSGEHDMEENILHYVLARPEGAGPGTKGLSLFLVPKFEFDWETGELGERNGVYATNVEHKMGLKASNTCEMTFGDQHPAKGWLIGDKHDGIRQMFLIIEFARMMVGTKAISTLSTGYLNALEYAKERVQGTDLANFMDKAAPKVTITHHPDVRRSLMTQKAYAEGMRSLVLYTASVQDEIAIKEAAGEDVKALHGLNDLLLPIVKGYGSEKGYEQLAQSLQTFGGSGFLQEYPIEQYIRDAKIDTLYEGTTAIQGQDFFFRKIVRDQGAALNALSEEIKKFLAVGTGGEDLAGARDSLAKAAVDLESIVGTMITDLTATGEDVKNIYKVGLNTTRLLLASGDVVVGYLLLRGAAVAAEKLAAGATGKDVAFYQGKIAAAKFFAANVLPGVSAERALAEAVDGSLMDLDEAAF; this is encoded by the coding sequence ATGGGGCACTACAAGTCGAATCTCCGCGACATCGAGTTCAACCTCTTCGAGGTGCTCGGCCGCGACAAGGTGTACGGCACCGGGCCGTTCGAGGAGATGGACGTCGAGACCGCCAAGAGCATCCTCGACGAGATCCGCCGCCTCGCCGAGAACGAGCTCGCGGAGTCCTTCGCCGACGCCGACCGCAACCCGCCGGTCTTCGACCCGGAGACCAACACCGCCCCCGTGCCGGCCACCTTCAAGAAGTCGTACAACGCCTTCATGGAGTCCGAGTACTGGCGTCTGGGCATCCCCGAGGAGATCGGCGGCACCGTCTCCCCGCGCTCCCTGATCTGGGCGTACGCGGAGCTGCTCCTCGGCTCGAACCCGGCCATCTGGATGTACTCCTCCGGCCCGGCCTTCGCCGGCATCCTCTACAACGAGGGCAACGAGGCGCAGAAGAAGGTCGCGCAGATCGCCGTCGAGCGCCGCTGGGGCTCCACGATGGTCCTGACCGAGCCCGACGCCGGTTCGGACGTCGGCGCCGGCCGCACCAAGGCCACCCAGCAGGAGGACGGCTCCTGGCACATCGAGGGCGTGAAGCGCTTCATCACGTCCGGTGAGCACGACATGGAGGAGAACATCCTCCACTACGTCCTCGCCCGCCCCGAGGGTGCCGGCCCCGGCACCAAGGGCCTCTCCCTCTTCCTCGTCCCGAAGTTCGAGTTCGACTGGGAGACCGGCGAGCTGGGCGAGCGCAACGGCGTCTACGCCACCAACGTCGAGCACAAGATGGGCCTCAAGGCCTCCAACACGTGCGAGATGACCTTCGGCGACCAGCACCCCGCCAAGGGCTGGCTGATCGGCGACAAGCACGACGGCATCCGCCAGATGTTCCTCATCATCGAGTTCGCCCGCATGATGGTCGGCACGAAGGCGATCTCCACCCTCTCCACGGGCTACCTCAACGCCCTGGAGTACGCCAAGGAGCGCGTCCAGGGCACCGACCTGGCCAACTTCATGGACAAGGCCGCGCCCAAGGTCACCATCACGCACCACCCCGACGTCCGCCGCTCGCTGATGACGCAGAAGGCGTACGCCGAGGGCATGCGCTCCCTCGTCCTCTACACGGCCTCCGTGCAGGACGAGATCGCGATCAAGGAAGCGGCCGGCGAGGACGTCAAGGCGCTGCACGGCCTGAACGACCTGCTGCTCCCGATCGTCAAGGGCTACGGCTCCGAGAAGGGCTACGAGCAGCTCGCGCAGTCGCTCCAGACCTTCGGCGGCTCCGGCTTCCTGCAGGAGTACCCGATCGAGCAGTACATCCGGGACGCCAAGATCGACACCCTCTACGAGGGCACCACGGCCATCCAGGGCCAGGACTTCTTCTTCCGCAAGATCGTCCGCGATCAGGGCGCGGCCCTGAACGCGCTGTCCGAGGAGATCAAGAAGTTCCTCGCGGTCGGCACCGGCGGCGAGGACCTGGCCGGCGCCCGCGACTCGCTCGCCAAGGCGGCCGTCGACCTGGAGAGCATCGTCGGCACGATGATCACCGACCTCACCGCCACCGGCGAGGACGTCAAGAACATCTACAAGGTCGGCCTCAACACCACCCGCCTGCTGCTCGCCTCCGGCGACGTCGTCGTCGGCTACCTGCTCCTGCGCGGTGCCGCTGTCGCCGCCGAGAAGCTGGCCGCGGGCGCCACGGGCAAGGACGTCGCTTTCTACCAGGGCAAGATCGCGGCCGCGAAGTTCTTCGCCGCCAACGTCCTGCCGGGCGTGAGCGCCGAGCGCGCCCTCGCTGAGGCCGTCGACGGCTCGCTGATGGACCTGGACGAGGCCGCGTTCTAG
- a CDS encoding SseB family protein produces the protein MYGYEQNPGAQQQYAPPQQGGMQAGMQGGVQGGYGQQPPLYPEPSPPSLADAVRAFTTGTLAPEDFQQIFATSKVYCPRGDNPGFLALHNTQQPVIPMFTSLKELRRYAGKESKYFVITGAEVIDLLPTGYGFVLDMEGDHRMVFDAKAVEQMVDFAMRRMYG, from the coding sequence ATGTACGGCTACGAGCAGAATCCGGGTGCCCAGCAGCAGTACGCCCCGCCGCAGCAGGGCGGTATGCAGGCCGGTATGCAGGGGGGTGTGCAGGGTGGGTACGGCCAGCAGCCGCCCCTGTATCCGGAGCCGTCCCCTCCGTCGCTCGCCGACGCCGTCCGCGCCTTCACGACCGGCACGCTCGCGCCCGAGGACTTCCAGCAGATCTTCGCGACCTCCAAGGTCTACTGCCCGCGCGGCGACAACCCCGGCTTCCTGGCGCTGCACAACACCCAGCAGCCGGTCATCCCGATGTTCACCTCGCTCAAGGAGCTGCGGCGGTACGCGGGCAAGGAGTCGAAGTACTTCGTGATCACCGGCGCCGAGGTGATCGACCTGCTGCCGACCGGGTACGGCTTCGTCCTCGACATGGAGGGCGACCACCGGATGGTCTTCGACGCGAAGGCAGTGGAGCAGATGGTCGACTTCGCGATGCGGCGGATGTACGGCTGA
- a CDS encoding pirin family protein: protein MPAVTVENPLTLPRVAAPADAVSRPVLAVTTAPSGFEGEGFPVRRAFAGINYQYLDPFIMMDQMGEVEYAPGEPKGTPWHPHRGFETVTYIIDGIFDHQDSNGGGGTITNGDTQWMTAGSGLLHIEAPPESLVVSGGLFHGLQLWVNLPAADKMMAPRYQDIRGGQVQLLTSPDGGALLRVIAGELDGHDGPGITHTPITMIHATLRPGAEISLPWREDFNGLAYVLAGRGTVGAERRPVHTGQTAVFGKGGALTVRADEQQDGNTPDLEVVLLGGQPIREPMAHYGPFVMNTQAELRQAFEDFQAGRLGTIPAVHGMGE, encoded by the coding sequence ATGCCCGCTGTGACTGTCGAGAACCCGCTCACCCTGCCGCGCGTCGCCGCCCCCGCCGACGCCGTCTCCCGCCCCGTCCTGGCCGTGACCACGGCTCCCTCGGGCTTCGAGGGCGAGGGCTTCCCGGTGCGCCGCGCGTTCGCCGGGATCAACTACCAGTACCTCGACCCGTTCATCATGATGGACCAGATGGGTGAGGTGGAGTACGCACCCGGAGAGCCCAAGGGCACGCCCTGGCACCCCCACCGCGGCTTCGAGACCGTCACCTACATCATCGACGGGATCTTCGACCACCAGGACTCCAACGGTGGCGGCGGCACCATCACCAACGGAGACACCCAGTGGATGACAGCAGGTAGCGGTCTGCTTCACATCGAGGCCCCGCCGGAGTCCCTCGTCGTCAGCGGCGGCCTCTTCCACGGCCTCCAGCTGTGGGTGAACCTGCCCGCCGCCGACAAGATGATGGCCCCCCGCTACCAGGACATCCGCGGCGGCCAGGTCCAGCTGCTCACCTCCCCCGACGGCGGCGCGCTGCTCCGCGTCATCGCGGGCGAGCTCGACGGCCACGACGGGCCGGGCATCACCCACACCCCGATCACGATGATCCACGCGACCCTGCGACCCGGCGCCGAGATCAGCCTGCCGTGGCGCGAGGACTTCAACGGCCTCGCGTACGTCCTCGCCGGACGCGGCACCGTCGGCGCCGAACGGCGGCCCGTCCACACGGGCCAGACCGCCGTCTTCGGCAAGGGCGGCGCGCTCACCGTCCGCGCCGACGAGCAGCAGGACGGGAACACCCCGGACCTGGAGGTCGTACTCCTCGGCGGGCAGCCGATCCGTGAGCCGATGGCCCACTACGGCCCGTTCGTCATGAACACCCAGGCCGAACTCCGCCAGGCCTTCGAGGACTTCCAGGCCGGCCGGCTCGGGACGATCCCGGCGGTGCACGGGATGGGCGAGTAG